ACGGGCTTACACCCCCTTCGGGTGGCAAGGATTTGGGGCATCCCCGGCACCTCACCAGATCGACTGCCTCGTTATTAGCACTGGAGGCTCTGCCCGGACTGCACCCCGCTTTGCTCAGGGCGGGCAGGCAGGGCCTCCGCGCAGTCTAGGGGTTAGAGGCTCAAGGTGAGGTCGGGGAAACATTCTCATGCGAAAAGTCACTCATCCCATGCCTGATTAAGGCTTGGGAGTCATCGTGCAACTGGAGGGGGCAAGAGTTACCCCAGCCGACCCAAGTATATTTTCCCAGGGATGCCCCAAAGGAGACAAAATCATATCGGATTATCAGCGACGGGATCCAGGATGTCCGGGGTAAGATGCTCGAGGGCTGACCCGCGCCCCGGGGGCGCCGGCCGCTGGTGGCCTTGAGAGCGCCTAAAGCATCTATCGCCTGCGCCGCGCCCGGCGGGCCGTTAGGGTATGGCCCTTCGCCGGTCGCGGCTACGACGGCCGTCGGCCCACCAGCGGCTAACCCGGATATGCGACCTGGCTTGTACCGTCAACCAGTAATATACGAGGGAGGGGACGAGATGCGAGTCCTCATGCTTTCGTGGGAGTACCCACCCAGGATCGTCGGGGGCATCGCCCGGCACGTCGAGGACCTCTCCAAAGCCCTCGTACGGCGGGGCATGGATGTGGACGTTGTCACCTGCGCTAGCGATGGCGCTGAGGGAGCGGAAGACGATGAAGGTGTCGCCGTTTTCAGGGTGCCTCTCGGGAGCCCATCCCCGCCCGATTTCGTCACGTGGGTCATGCAGATGAATCTGAGTCTCCTGGAGCGCGCCATACCCCAGGCCGCACTCGGGGCTGACCTCGTGCACGCCCATGACTGGGTTGTCGCCTACGCCGCGAAGACGCTGAAACATGCGTTCAGGATCCCGCTCGTCGCCACGATCCACGCGACTGAGTACGGCCGTAACTGGGGGCTTCACAACGATCTTCAGCGGTACATCAGCAGCGTCGAATGGTGGCTGGGCTTCGAGGCGTGGCGCGTCATATGCTGCAGTGATTACATGCGGGGCGAATTGTCATGGGTCTTCCAGTTCCCCGCGGACAAGATGCATGTGATCCCGAACGGGGTGGACCCGGGCAGGTTTGAGGCGCCCGAAGGGGCCCACGACCTTGCCGCATTCCGGTCGCGCTGGGCCGCGGCGGACGAGAAGATGATCTTTTTCATCGGCAGGCTCGTGCATGAAAAGGGTGTCCACGTCCTCATCGAGGCCTTCGCTAAGGTCCTCGCCTATTACGACAAAGCCAAGCTCGTCGTAGCGGGCAAGGGACCAGCCGACCCGTACCTGCGCCATCTCGCCCAGTCGCTCGGAATCTACAACCGTATCTATTTTGCGGGCTTCGTCGATGACGCGACTCGAAATCGCCTGTACAAATGCGCGGACATCGCGGTCGTCCCCAGCCTTTACGAGCCGTTCGGGATCACAGCGCTTGAAGCGATGGCATGCGGCGTCCCGGTGGTGGTGTCCGACACAGGCGGGCTCGGCGAGGTGGTGCGCCACGGCATAACCGGTATGAAGGCCCTCACTGCAAATCCGGGGTCGCTCGCGGACAACATCCTCACTCTCTTGGGCGACGACAAGCTTCGAGAACGCATCCGCGAGGCGGCCCTGCGGGACGTGCGGGAGCGGTTCAATTGGGAGCTAATAGCGGACAAGACGAAGGCCGTGTACGATGAGGTCATGGCAGCTTACAGGGCGAGCCCCTGGGCGGTGGCGGGGCCGCGGTGGTTCGCGCAAGCGACCGAGGAGCCCCGCGACTACTCGCGTTACCGCGTGCCGGAGACCGCGCACTAAGTATGTCGCCAGAAGTTCGCGCTACTTTTCGGCGGAGGGATCCTGTCCAGGGTTGCCGGTGTCGTCCTCCGGGGACGGCGTGCTTGCGGCGCGCCTCGTTCGAATTCTCGAATTCAGCGCGCAAGCCTGCTGAATTCTCCACGCCCCGTCGTGTGCAAGCACCGCCGACCCTAGCGCCCTCAACAAAGGAGACGAAAACTTATGGCGCCATACTAGTAGGCACATTGCCATAAAGAGCGTTGTTTTGCTGGGAGGTCTGGAAGGGGAATGGTAGCCGTCGTGATGGCGGGCGGCAAAGGCACCCGCCTGCGCCCACTGACATGTGATAAGCCGAAGCCCATGGTGCCGGTGGTAGGCCGGCCGATCCTGGAGCACATAGTGCGCCTCTTGCGAAAGCACGGGTTCACCCGCATCTATGCCACGCTCCACTACATGCCGGAGGTGATCCAGGAATACTTCGGCGCGGGCGACGCCTTCGGGGTGAGCATGCACTACGCTGTGGAGGACGTTCCCCTGGGGACGGCCGGAAGCGTGAAAGCTTGTGAGGAGCACCTAGATTCCACGTTTCTCGTGATGAGCGGCGATGCCCTCACCGATTTCGACCTTACGGAGGCGGTGGAGTTTCACAGAGCCAAGGGTGCCATCGCGACTATCGTCCTCACGCGGGTTCCTATGCCGCTCGAATACGGTGTGGTCATCACCGATAAGGACGGACGCATCTCGCGCTTTCTCGAGAAGCCGAGCTGGAGCGAAGTGTTCAGCGACACGGTGAACACTGGTATCTATGTGCTCGAGCCAGACGTGTTGAGTTTCTTTGACTTCGGCCAGGAGTTCGACTTCAGCAAGAATCTTTTCCCGCTCATTCTAAAGAGAAATCTCCCCCTCTTCGGCTATGTTGCGAGCGGTTACTGGAGTGACATCGGAACCATCGAGCAGTACCGCCAAACCCACTACGATATCCTAGCAGGCCGAGCGCGGGTGGACATACCCGGCCAGGAAGTGGAGAAAGGCGTGTACGTCGGACAGGGAGCGGACATTCACCCGAACGCCCGGCTCATACCCCCCGTAGTGATCGGGGAGCGCTGTCGCGTGAAGCGCAACGCCGAGGTCGGAGACCACAGCGTCATCGGCGACCAGAATCTGCTCAATGAGGGGGCGTCGGTCAAGAGAAGCGTGATCTGGAACAACTCTTACGTGGGAAAGGAGACGGAGCTGCGCGGCGCCATTGTCTGCTCGAGGACGAGCATAAAGGCGAAGACCGCCCTCTTCGAGGGGTCCGTGGTCGGGGCCGATTGCTCCGTTGGGGAGCGGAGCACCATCAAGCCCGGTGTGAAGATATGGCCCAACAAGGTCATCGATGCGGGCACTACCATCACCACCAGCCTCGTCTGGGGGGCGAAGTGGTCGAGGAGGCTTTTCGGTTCCTATGGGGTCTCGGGTCTCCTCAACGTCGAGCTCACGCCCGAATTCGCGGCGAAGCTGGGCGCTGCGTACGGTGCCTGCCTCGGTGAAAAACGCGCGATCGTCGTGGGCTCAGACGCGTACAAGCCTTCGCGCATGCTCAAACGCGCCCTCACAGCAGGCCTCCTTTCCAGCGGCACCAACGTATACGACCTCGGACGCATGACGACCCCTGTCATCCGGTACGCCGTCGCAGCCCTGGGGGTTGCGGGCGGACTCCACGTACGGCTCTCGCCCTATGATCCAAACATCGGGCTCATTGAGTTCCTGGACCAGAAGGGCATCAACATCGACAAGTCCATGGAGCGCAAGATAGAGAACGCCTTCTTCAGCGAGGATTTCAGGCGCGTGGACGCGGAGGACGTTGGCGAGGTCGCTTTCCTCACCCGTGTGGTGGAGAAATACCTCGACGGCCTTCTCGAGACCGTGTCCGTGGCCACTGTGCGTGCCCGGCGTTTCAAGGTGGTCGTGGACTTCGACCCAGGGAACCTATCCTTGCTCCTACCCACGCTTCTCGACGCCCTTGGGTGCGACGTGCTGGCCCTGAACCCCGACAACGCGGTGGCAACAAGGCCGAGAAACCACTACGAGATGCTCGACTCGCTCTCGCTTCTGTCCAGGGCGGTGGTTTCCAGCCGGGCTGACCTGGGCATCGCAGTCGACGCCAACGCAGAGAGGCTCCTTCTCGTGGATGAGCAGGGCAGGGGCGTTTCTGAGGAGATGTTCTGCGCCCTGATGTCGCTTCTCATCCTCAAGTCCAAGGAGGGCTCCACCGTGGCTGTTCCGGTGACAGCACCCAGGATCATCGAGGACATGGCGCGGACCTACCGGGGTCGCGTGGTTCGCACGCGCGCGAACCCGAGGTCGGTGATGGAGAAGGTGATCGAGGAGAAGATCCTCATCGGAGAGAAGGAGCTCCCGGGCTTCCAACCCGCGTTCGACGCGCTCCTATCCCTGGCGAAGATCCTCGAGGTCATGGCGGCGGAGAACGCGCGCCTCTCGTCGCTGCTTTCGATGGTGCCCAAGTTCTATATGAGCAAGCGCACGGTCGAGTGCCCATGGGAAGACAAGGGCAAGGTCATGAGGATGCTCATCGAACAGGTGCGCGACGAGAAGGTCGAGCTCATCGACGGGATCAAGGTGTACCATGACACCGGCTGGGCGCTCATCCTTCCCGACTCCGAAGAGCCCCTATTCCATGTGTATAGCGAAGCCTCCACGCCCACGGACGCGGAGGCCTTGCGGGAGATGTACATGGCCAAGATAGACGAGATCCGGGCTACTTAGCACGCAGCAACGAGCGCTCGGCCGGCTGAGTGCTCGTTGCCCTCGCGCCGTCGGGGGTATGACTGACATCCGCTCGCGGCACAGGATTGGAACGTCCATGCCCCGTCGTGCAAGCACCGGCAACCCTGGGCAGACCCCTCCGCCGCAAAGTAGCGCGGATCCTTCGCGACATGCTTAGGTTCTTTCCGCGCGCGCGGCCGCCCCGACCTCCCCCACTCGGGCCGTTCGTGCGTCAAACGGCTCGTGCGGCTGCGTGTAGGGGCCGCGCGCGTATACCTCGTAGTCTATGTCCGGGAAAATGTTGTCGCGGTACTCGATCTCCGAGAGCCAGGATTCATCGATAGCGCTGCTCCGTATGTCGTGGTACAGTTTGGTGAACCTCCATACGTGCTCCTTGGTCCTGCGTACGGCATACGACACCATCGTCCCGGTCTTCATGATGAACGCCCAGTCGCTGCTCTGGGCGAGGAGAAGCTCTCGCGCCGCCTGGTTCAATGCCCTGCGGAGGAGGCCGCCGGCGGCTGGGTAGGCTCGCGCCAGTTCCACCATCCTCTCCGCAGCCTTGTGGAGGTGCCTGTATATCCAGTCGTTGGAGCCCTCGAGCCATACCTCGTTGTAGCCTTTGTATCCCCAACTCGAGAGAGATGGGGTTGAGACCTGATTGCGCTTGTATACGCCGAGATAGTCGCCCGGGGTTATGAGCGCCAACGTATTCTGGTCGTACGCGATCTTCCTGATGAGGAAGTCCAGCCATTCTGGTCCCTCAAACCACCAGTGCCCAAAGAGTTCTGCGTCATAGGGGGCTACAACGATGGGTTTGCGGTCCATGACCGAAGCGAGGTACTCTATCTGCTTCTCCCGGTTGAACATGAAGTTCCCCGCATGGATGGCAGCCTTCTCTATGGCCCGTCGTCTGTTGTAGGGCTGCTTGTCGTGGGTCTTTCCGGTGATCCTGTAGTACTTTATCCCGGTGTTGATCCTGGTGCCGCTGGGATGTATGTAGGGCCGGATGTAGTCATAATCCAAATCGTAACCGATGTCTCTATAGAACTCCCGATAGTCGTAGTCCCCTGGATAACCCTCGCGGGCGCTCCAGACTTGCTTTGAGGACTCCATATCGCGCCCGAAAGCCGCGACTCCCGACTTGCAGTACACGGGCGCGAAGACGCCGTACTTCGGGCGAGGCGACGCGAAAAGCACGCCGTGGGCGTCGGTTATGAAGTACCTGATGCCTTCCTCTTTGAGGAACCAGTCGTCGCCGGGGTTATAGCCGCACTCGGGGAGCCAGAAACCGATGGGCTTTCTGCCCATGGCCCTCTCGTGGAAACGCGTGGCGATGCGAACCTGCGCACCCACGGCTTCCCGGCAGATCTCCATCAATGGGAGATACCCGTGGGTGGCCGCGCACGTGATGATCTCCAGGTGCCCCTGAGCCTCCAGCTCTTTGAACGGGGTGAGGATGTTCCGCCCGTACACGTCCTCGAAAATGCGGCGCGCCTCGTGGAATCGATCCCTGTACATCCGAGCGTTTTCGTTGAATTCCGGGAGCCACCGCGTGCGCTCGACCTCCTTCTCTGCGAGCTCCGTGAGCTTCGCGAGGTGACGGAGGTACCGTTCTTGCAGGAGCGGGTCGAGGAGCATCGAGGCGAGAGGAGGCGTGATAGACATGGTGAGACGGAAGGGAACCCCGTCGCGCACAAGCCCCTGGAAGACCTTGATGAGCGGGATGTACGTTTCGGTTATGGCCTCGAAGAGCCACGTTTCCTCCAGGAAATCAGGGTATTCCGGATGCCTCACGTACGGTAGGTGTGCGTGCAGCACGAGCGCGAGATAGCCCTTTTCGTTGGGCATGTTCCGGCCTCATCTCCCTTGTCAGGTCGTGTTTTCTTCAGGATCACCATGTTTTGCGCGCAAGCCTTGTGGTAATGGACCGTTTCATGCTTCCGTCCTTCGACACGGCTTCAACCGGGATCACCTGCTCGCCGTCGGGCAGCTGGAACCTGGCGGAGAAGGTCCCGTCGGCCCGCAGCTTTACCGGCAAGCCCTGGATCGTCACTGTCGAGCCTGGCTCGGTGGCACCGTGGACGATCACTTCGACCGAAGCGTTCAACCAGAATGCCTTTCGCTCGGGCGCGGCCAAACCCACGCCCGGGCTGGAGATTCCCGCGACAAAGCCCGAGCCCATCTCCACCGCCATGTGTTCCAGGTGGGCCGATATGATCTCTGGCGACGAGGGGAGCCGCCCAAGACGCGGGTAGTACCGCTCTATGGCAGAGATGGTCATCCATTCCTCGTCCACGACTTCGGATGGGCCGGCGCGGGGGGTCCGGACAACGTTAGACCTGGAAAGCAGCACGAACCGCCCGTCGGGGCCTACGAGGCCCAGCTCAGCGCAATACGACCTGTTCGGCCGCTCGACGTTGATGTACCAGTTGTTGGCGCCGTTGCTTATGTCGATGTCCATGGTGCGATGGGCGTTGGTCCCATCGAATTCGATGTCGGTCACGTCATGCACGCGAAGCGTCTTTCTGCCAAGCTGCCATCCTTCGGGCCCCAGGGCAGCGACGACCGTCTCCGATACGTCCGCAGCGATCTCCCAATATGCGTGGAGCCAAAACGGGTCGCGCACCATGAGGACGACCCTCGTGCTGCCGTAACCTTGTGGAAGCTCATATTCGGCCTCCGCGCCCGCAGCGTGCGTGGGACGGGTGACGGCGTGGCCCATGTCCTCTGCGAGGTTGATCTCCCTCGTCTCCGCGATGCGTAGCTCCGACACGCTTTCTGGGAGGCGAACTTCCTCTACTTCATTTGCAGCCGCGCTAGTCACTTTCTCGGCGGCATCCTCGTCAAGGATGGGCTTGCTCATGTTATCGTCGGATGATCCTCTCTCCTGGATTATGGCCGTCACCCCGGCTACCTCCCGGCAATCATTACATCGCCAAGCTCATAGCTCGCCACAAGTCTTGCCACAGATTCGCGCTGCTTTTCAGCGCGCACGGGCCCGCCCAGGGCTGCCGATGGCCGGCCCTGTCCCCCGAGGGACGGCGCGCTTGCGGCGCGAATCGTTCGCGTCTGGCATGTGCCCTGGCCAAATCCCAAGCGCCTCGTCGTGCGCGCGCCGGCAACCTCGGTGCCCTTGCGCCCTGAATAAAAGACATGAAAACTCGTGAAAACTCGTGGCACCATACTCTGTCAGGCAATGAAGGTTCGGAGATGTGCTCTGGCACGTCTCTGTAATAATATCCCTTGCGTCGTGCGCGATTATTCGAGAGCCGCTGTGTGGATTTGCCAAAAACGCCAGGGGGCCACAGGTCGTCTCGTCCCAAGCCGTGCCCGGCAGGGCGCGAGCTCCGCCTCTCCGAATAGCAAGGTGTTGCGGTGTCAAAACTAAAGAAAGTCCAAGGGAGGAGGGGCTGTCGTGTCTAGAGGCTCGTTCGTTTTCGTGCTCCACAGCCACCTGCCGTACTGCCGGAAGGCCGGGGTATGGCCATTCGGCGAGGAGTGGGTACTTGAAGCGATGGCGGAAACATACATCCCGCTCCTCGACGTCATCTCGGACTTGGTGGCAGGCGGCGTCCCGGTGAAGCTGACGGTGGGGCTCACGCCGGTGCTCCTGGACCAGCTTCAAGACCCGTACATGCTGTTCCGCTTCGAGGAGTATCTTGAGACGAAGATCGCGGCAGCGGAAGCGGACATCGCGCGGTTCGAGGCAGAGAGCGAGGGGCGCCTTCGCGACCTCGCGAGATTCTACCGGGACAGGTATGAAAGCGTGAGGAGGAGCTTCCACGAAAGGTACGGGGGCGACATAGTGGGGGCCTTCCGTTCGTTACAAGAGGGAGGGCACATCGAGCTCGTGGCCGGTGCGGCCACGCACGCTTACCTGCCGCTCCTCGCCAGGGAATCGTCGGTTTATGCCCAGGTGAGGATCGGCGTCGACACGTATGAGCGCTGCTTCGGGAGAAGGCCGCAGGGAATATGGTTGCCCGAGTGCGGGTACCGGCCGCGAGACTCCGTCGCAGGCCCCCCCGGGTCCGCCTTTGCCGCGGCCGGGATCGATGGCGTCCTCGCGACCATGGGGATAAGACACTTCTTTGTGGATTCGCACGCGATCCAAGGGGGAACGCCGGCCGGGATGTACGGGGCGAGGTTCGCCGAGCGGCAGCCTGTGCCCAGGTACATTCCTTCGAGGCCGGGTTTCACCACGTACCTGCCCTATTCGGTTGAGGGAAGCGGTCTATTGGTGCTCGGCCGAAACGAGCGTACCGCCCTCCAGGTGTGGTCATCTGAATGGGGCTATCCCGGGGACGGGAATTACCGGGAGTTTCACAAACGCGACTCCGTGTCGGGGTTTCGCTATTGGAAGGTTACGAGCAGGCTTGTGGATCTGGCTTCCAAGGAGATCTACCAGCCGGAGGCCGCCCTTGCCAAGGCGAAGGAGCACGCCGACCACTTCGTCTGCCTTGTGGAGAGGCTCCTTGGCGAATTCCACGCGGATACGGGGAAACACGGCGTCATCGTGGCCCCCTTCGATGTCGAGCTTTTCGGGCACTGGTGGATGGAGGGCGTGGACTGGCTTCGCTGGGTCCTCGAAGGCCTGGCGAGGAGCGACTCGGTCGAGCTTGCAACGGCTGCCGGATACCTGGAGAACCACCCGCCAGCGGGCCAGATAGACCTCGTTGAGAGCTCGTGGGGAATGGGAGGTGGCCACTACATCTGGGATAACGAGGCGACCAGCTGGATGTGGGATGAGATACACAGCGTGGAGCGGGAAATGGAGAGGACCGCGGCATCACTTGCCTTCCTGACGACAGCGGGAGGGCACGACCCCGGCGGCCCCGACACCATCGAGAAACGGCTCCTGCGCCAGGCGGCGCGCGAAGCTCTGCTCCTCCAGAGCAGCGACTGGCCGTTTCTCGTGACGACCGAGCAGGCTGCGGACTATGCTTCGCGTCGCTTCCTGGAGCACAAGAACAGGTTCGAACGGTTGCTCTACGCCCTCGAACGAGCCGACGCAATGGCCGAGATCGAGAGGTATCTCGGCGAGATCGAGGCCATAGATGCGGTGTTCCCGGATATCAACCCCGCGGCGTTCGCCTGGAAGCAGGGATCGGCCTCCCGGCGTTGAATTGGTTTCTGAAACGCGCCAGCGTGCGCTTTCAAGACACGCGCGCGATCTGCACGTCGCCTGGGAGGACCTGAAAATGCGCATCGTCGCCGACCTTCACACCCACTCCGTCGCAAGCGGACACGCGTACAACACCATCGACGAAATGGCTCGCGCGGCACGCGACGCGGGCCTGGAGCTCATCGCCATCACCGACCACGGGCCCAACATTCCGGGTGGGCCACACTTGTATTATTTCGGTAACCTGAGGGTTATCCCGGCCACCATTGCAGGGGTGGAGGTGCTGAAGGGGGTCGAGGCGAACATAATCAGCCCTGCAGGTGATCTGGATTTGCCCGAGCGGTCCCTGAAGAAACTGGACTTCGTGCTCGCCGGCTTCCACGTGGGCACCGGCTACGACGGGGGATCTGTTGAGGAGAACACCAGGGCCATGATAGGCGCCATGGAGAACCCTCATGTGGACGCCATCGCTCATCCTGGCAACCCGGCCTTCCAAGTGAACATTGAGGAGATCGTCCGGGCCGCGAAGCGCCTGGGCAAGCTCCTGGAGATCAACAACTCGTCCCTCACTGTCACGCGGCTGGATAGCCGCGACAACTGCTTCCAGTTCGCGAGGCTCGCAGCGGCCCACGGCGTTACTGTGGTCATCGGAAGCGATGCCCATCACGCCTCCCGGGTGGGAGTCGTCGACGCCGCGGTCGAACTTGCCGAGCGCGCGGGCCTCACAGAAGACCTCGTGCTCAACACGAGCCTCAGGCGCGTAACCGACTTTCTCCGGTCCCGCGGCAAGGTCCGCATGGAGCTGGACAAACCCGAAGTCTAGCCCGCGGCCCGACGCATCGGGCCAAGCTAGCTCAGTCCTTAATCGAGATTGGAATCTGCGTGACCCGGGAGGGGCGAGCGAGACGTGGGAGGGGGCACGACAACCGGGTGGCGGCCAGTACGCTTCCTCAGGGCGTGTCGGCGCGCGCCCGGTTATTTTGTTGCACTGGCTAGATGGGTCATCTCGAGACTTGTCATAATGGCCCCGGAGCACCGTCGGGCTTGCTTTGCCCTTGCGTCGGTGATCTTGGGGACGGCGGTGCGCGTTGCCGCGGGCCCGTGCATGGAGGTGACATGGGTGGCTCGCCACGAGGTGAGGGGGCTCTGGGTGGTCCGGACGAGCATGAGGACTCGAAGTTCCGTTGAGAGAGTGGTGGCTCTCGCTTCGAGCAGCAACTTCAATGCCCTCTTCGTGCAGGTGAATGGGCGCGGCGAGGCGTATTATACAAGTGCTGTGCTTCCGAAGGCACCTGACGTGGAGGACGGCTTTGATCCGCTCGCGTTCTGCATCGAACGGGCCCACGCGGCTGGCCTCCAGGTGCATGCGTGGATCAACGCTTTCACCGTCGGAAAGCTGGGCTGTCGTGAATACGAGCCGGGGCACGTGCTATCCCGGCATCCCGAGTGGGCGCTTACTGACGACAAAGGCGTTTCCACGCTCGATTATAGTCAGGAGATGGCCGAGGGCGAGCTCGTATCTCCGATGCTCGATCCTGCCATAGAGGGCGTGAAGGCGTACGTCCACGACGTATTCATGGAAGTGGTCCGGAACTACGACGTGGACGGGGTACACTTCGACTACATAAGGTATCCGTCCCCGAGGTTCGGGTATGGGGCCGAGGCAAAGGCCGCGTTTCGCGACCTCGCCGGGTCCGACCGCGCCGCCCTCGGGCAAGGGGAATGGGACGCGTTTCGCCGCGATCAGGTCACCGAGGTCGTGCGCCGTGTCTATCAGGATGTCAAACGCGTGAAGCCTTGGGTGGCGGTGTCATGTGCCGTCTTGCCTGACGCGGCCGACGCAGCCGAGCGGACGTTTCAAGACTGGAAGACCTGGCTTGACCAGGACATCGTCGATTTCGTGGTCCCGATGGCGTATGCGCCCGATGAGGAGATCTTTGTCAGGCGGGTGCGCGATGCGGTCGGGGCGGCTTCCGGGTGGGGACGTGTGGTCGCGGGCATCGGCGCGTACAACATGTTGGATGACCCCGCGGGGTGCATCGAAAGGGTCGAAGCGGCGAGATCCATGAAGACCGCGGGCGTTGTTCTGTTCTCGTATGACGCCATCTCTGACCGGCCGGAATACTGGCAAGCCCTGGCGGACGGGCCGTTCAGAACCCGTGTGCCGGCACCGGTGCTCGCGCGGAACTGGAACGGCTGGAACGGCAAGAACGATGGACGGAACGGACGGAGCCGCGAGCGGGCTGGGGCGGTGGCCTCAGAGAAGGCCGGACTGGAGGCAAGGCGGGGCGAATGATGAAGCACGTGGTGGGCGTTGACGCAGGTGGCACGAAGACCGTGGCGCTGGTAAGCGACGTCACGGGGCGTGTGCTGGGGGCTGGAAAAGCCGGGCCCGGCAACTTCCAGGCTGTTGGCGTGGAATTTGCGAAAGCTCAGGTTAGGAAGGCGGTCGAG
The sequence above is drawn from the Bacillota bacterium genome and encodes:
- a CDS encoding glycosyltransferase family 4 protein, with the translated sequence MRVLMLSWEYPPRIVGGIARHVEDLSKALVRRGMDVDVVTCASDGAEGAEDDEGVAVFRVPLGSPSPPDFVTWVMQMNLSLLERAIPQAALGADLVHAHDWVVAYAAKTLKHAFRIPLVATIHATEYGRNWGLHNDLQRYISSVEWWLGFEAWRVICCSDYMRGELSWVFQFPADKMHVIPNGVDPGRFEAPEGAHDLAAFRSRWAAADEKMIFFIGRLVHEKGVHVLIEAFAKVLAYYDKAKLVVAGKGPADPYLRHLAQSLGIYNRIYFAGFVDDATRNRLYKCADIAVVPSLYEPFGITALEAMACGVPVVVSDTGGLGEVVRHGITGMKALTANPGSLADNILTLLGDDKLRERIREAALRDVRERFNWELIADKTKAVYDEVMAAYRASPWAVAGPRWFAQATEEPRDYSRYRVPETAH
- a CDS encoding NTP transferase domain-containing protein yields the protein MVAVVMAGGKGTRLRPLTCDKPKPMVPVVGRPILEHIVRLLRKHGFTRIYATLHYMPEVIQEYFGAGDAFGVSMHYAVEDVPLGTAGSVKACEEHLDSTFLVMSGDALTDFDLTEAVEFHRAKGAIATIVLTRVPMPLEYGVVITDKDGRISRFLEKPSWSEVFSDTVNTGIYVLEPDVLSFFDFGQEFDFSKNLFPLILKRNLPLFGYVASGYWSDIGTIEQYRQTHYDILAGRARVDIPGQEVEKGVYVGQGADIHPNARLIPPVVIGERCRVKRNAEVGDHSVIGDQNLLNEGASVKRSVIWNNSYVGKETELRGAIVCSRTSIKAKTALFEGSVVGADCSVGERSTIKPGVKIWPNKVIDAGTTITTSLVWGAKWSRRLFGSYGVSGLLNVELTPEFAAKLGAAYGACLGEKRAIVVGSDAYKPSRMLKRALTAGLLSSGTNVYDLGRMTTPVIRYAVAALGVAGGLHVRLSPYDPNIGLIEFLDQKGINIDKSMERKIENAFFSEDFRRVDAEDVGEVAFLTRVVEKYLDGLLETVSVATVRARRFKVVVDFDPGNLSLLLPTLLDALGCDVLALNPDNAVATRPRNHYEMLDSLSLLSRAVVSSRADLGIAVDANAERLLLVDEQGRGVSEEMFCALMSLLILKSKEGSTVAVPVTAPRIIEDMARTYRGRVVRTRANPRSVMEKVIEEKILIGEKELPGFQPAFDALLSLAKILEVMAAENARLSSLLSMVPKFYMSKRTVECPWEDKGKVMRMLIEQVRDEKVELIDGIKVYHDTGWALILPDSEEPLFHVYSEASTPTDAEALREMYMAKIDEIRAT
- a CDS encoding DUF1957 domain-containing protein: MPNEKGYLALVLHAHLPYVRHPEYPDFLEETWLFEAITETYIPLIKVFQGLVRDGVPFRLTMSITPPLASMLLDPLLQERYLRHLAKLTELAEKEVERTRWLPEFNENARMYRDRFHEARRIFEDVYGRNILTPFKELEAQGHLEIITCAATHGYLPLMEICREAVGAQVRIATRFHERAMGRKPIGFWLPECGYNPGDDWFLKEEGIRYFITDAHGVLFASPRPKYGVFAPVYCKSGVAAFGRDMESSKQVWSAREGYPGDYDYREFYRDIGYDLDYDYIRPYIHPSGTRINTGIKYYRITGKTHDKQPYNRRRAIEKAAIHAGNFMFNREKQIEYLASVMDRKPIVVAPYDAELFGHWWFEGPEWLDFLIRKIAYDQNTLALITPGDYLGVYKRNQVSTPSLSSWGYKGYNEVWLEGSNDWIYRHLHKAAERMVELARAYPAAGGLLRRALNQAARELLLAQSSDWAFIMKTGTMVSYAVRRTKEHVWRFTKLYHDIRSSAIDESWLSEIEYRDNIFPDIDYEVYARGPYTQPHEPFDARTARVGEVGAAARAERT
- a CDS encoding DUF4912 domain-containing protein — encoded protein: MTAIIQERGSSDDNMSKPILDEDAAEKVTSAAANEVEEVRLPESVSELRIAETREINLAEDMGHAVTRPTHAAGAEAEYELPQGYGSTRVVLMVRDPFWLHAYWEIAADVSETVVAALGPEGWQLGRKTLRVHDVTDIEFDGTNAHRTMDIDISNGANNWYINVERPNRSYCAELGLVGPDGRFVLLSRSNVVRTPRAGPSEVVDEEWMTISAIERYYPRLGRLPSSPEIISAHLEHMAVEMGSGFVAGISSPGVGLAAPERKAFWLNASVEVIVHGATEPGSTVTIQGLPVKLRADGTFSARFQLPDGEQVIPVEAVSKDGSMKRSITTRLARKTW
- a CDS encoding DUF1957 domain-containing protein; the protein is MSRGSFVFVLHSHLPYCRKAGVWPFGEEWVLEAMAETYIPLLDVISDLVAGGVPVKLTVGLTPVLLDQLQDPYMLFRFEEYLETKIAAAEADIARFEAESEGRLRDLARFYRDRYESVRRSFHERYGGDIVGAFRSLQEGGHIELVAGAATHAYLPLLARESSVYAQVRIGVDTYERCFGRRPQGIWLPECGYRPRDSVAGPPGSAFAAAGIDGVLATMGIRHFFVDSHAIQGGTPAGMYGARFAERQPVPRYIPSRPGFTTYLPYSVEGSGLLVLGRNERTALQVWSSEWGYPGDGNYREFHKRDSVSGFRYWKVTSRLVDLASKEIYQPEAALAKAKEHADHFVCLVERLLGEFHADTGKHGVIVAPFDVELFGHWWMEGVDWLRWVLEGLARSDSVELATAAGYLENHPPAGQIDLVESSWGMGGGHYIWDNEATSWMWDEIHSVEREMERTAASLAFLTTAGGHDPGGPDTIEKRLLRQAAREALLLQSSDWPFLVTTEQAADYASRRFLEHKNRFERLLYALERADAMAEIERYLGEIEAIDAVFPDINPAAFAWKQGSASRR
- a CDS encoding phosphatase, translating into MRIVADLHTHSVASGHAYNTIDEMARAARDAGLELIAITDHGPNIPGGPHLYYFGNLRVIPATIAGVEVLKGVEANIISPAGDLDLPERSLKKLDFVLAGFHVGTGYDGGSVEENTRAMIGAMENPHVDAIAHPGNPAFQVNIEEIVRAAKRLGKLLEINNSSLTVTRLDSRDNCFQFARLAAAHGVTVVIGSDAHHASRVGVVDAAVELAERAGLTEDLVLNTSLRRVTDFLRSRGKVRMELDKPEV
- a CDS encoding family 10 glycosylhydrolase codes for the protein MARHEVRGLWVVRTSMRTRSSVERVVALASSSNFNALFVQVNGRGEAYYTSAVLPKAPDVEDGFDPLAFCIERAHAAGLQVHAWINAFTVGKLGCREYEPGHVLSRHPEWALTDDKGVSTLDYSQEMAEGELVSPMLDPAIEGVKAYVHDVFMEVVRNYDVDGVHFDYIRYPSPRFGYGAEAKAAFRDLAGSDRAALGQGEWDAFRRDQVTEVVRRVYQDVKRVKPWVAVSCAVLPDAADAAERTFQDWKTWLDQDIVDFVVPMAYAPDEEIFVRRVRDAVGAASGWGRVVAGIGAYNMLDDPAGCIERVEAARSMKTAGVVLFSYDAISDRPEYWQALADGPFRTRVPAPVLARNWNGWNGKNDGRNGRSRERAGAVASEKAGLEARRGE